The Besnoitia besnoiti strain Bb-Ger1 chromosome IV, whole genome shotgun sequence genome contains a region encoding:
- a CDS encoding Adenosine/AMP deaminase domain-containing protein (encoded by transcript BESB_056270), giving the protein MSATTPLPSLKDITSLPKVELHAHLFGSIRVPVLEEIRKRAAEENGTGATAETASANAVRLEGNCIGMGDAFAYFSAVYQIVKRKADIGYALRTVLADFNRDNVVYLELRTTLKTIPEEAVDPASYVALLVEELQSAQKKYPMTVRLVLSLNRAALTCAERAREEVTKIFELAELYPEWIVGIDIAGDPRKGDILPALALLDEEVMKPSGRMHGKLKLTIHTAELEGCEAETEATLQLKPHRIGHGCYLADSQREWLVKEKICVEVCPTSNMCTLKLQNLKDHHFAYYYNKKLHRNVCVCTDDVGLFDTSLSQELYAMSQAYNLSLRDVYELQRSALAAAFCRAEDKALIEERFFRSASLRNMNKGDVCTL; this is encoded by the exons ATGTCAGCCACAACTCCTCTTCCATCGCTGAAGGATATCACATCCTTGCCGAAAGTCGAGCTGCATGCTCATCTGTTCGGCTCTATTCGCGTTCCGGTCCTCGAGGAAATACGCAAGAgggccgcggaagaaaatGGCACAGGAGCGACCGCGGAAACAGCGTCCGCGAATGCAGTGCGGCTTGAGGGAAACTGCATTGGCATGGGGGATGCTTTCGCGTACTTCTCCGCTGTCTACCAAATCGTTAAACGGAAAGCCGACATCGGTTACGCCCTCCGGACGGTCCTTGCCGACTTTAATCGCGACAACGTCGTGTATCTCGAGTTGCGGACG ACTCTGAAAACGATTCCTGAAGAAGCCGTTGACCCAGCCAGCTACGTGGCGCTGCTGGTTGAAGAGCTCCAGTCTGCGCAGAAAAAGTACCCAATGACT gtgcgcctcgtcctctcgcTGAACCGCGCTGCTCTGACGTgcgcggagcgcgcgcgggaggaggTTACCAAGATCTTCGAGCTCGCGGAGCTTTATCCGGAGTGGATC GTTGGGATCGATATTGCTGGCGACCCTCGAAAAGGCGACATTCTGCCTGCGCTGGCTCTGCTCGACGAGGAGGTGATGAAGCCCAGTGGGCGGATGCACGGCAAGCTTAAGTTGACCATTCACACGGCCGAGCTA GAAGGCTGTGAGGCCGAAACAGAAGCCACTCTGCAGCTGAAGCCCCATCGGATTGGCCACGGGTGTTATCTG GCTGACAGCCAAAGAGAGTGGCTTGTCAAGGAAAAGATTTGCGTCGAAGTGTGCCCTACGTCGAATATGTGTACCCTCAAGCTCCA AAATTTAAAGGACCACCACTTCGCGTATTATTACAACAAGAAACTACACCGCAACGTTTGCGTCTGCACGGACGACGTTG GGCTATTTGATACTTCCCTCTCTCAGGAGCTTTACGCTATGAGTCAGGCATACAATCTTTCGCTTCGCGACGTCTACGAACTCCAGCGgtctgcgctggcggctgcttTCTGCCGTGCCGAGGACAAAGCTTTGATTGAGGAACGATTCTTCCGGTCCGCTTCACTGCGAAATATGAACAAAGGAGACGTCTGTACACTCTGA
- a CDS encoding hypothetical protein (encoded by transcript BESB_056280) translates to MERKLDRKLTVEIQRRPQRSQTSMRSSGSLRVDGGSSDPSQIPQALTECYAPEDFDESSSLVICNFPPGCQPFTARNYVTWWGPVIRIERAPSLSQEANFIVVFAAPEFAQKYLECGPVVYEDGKTMLYSRRVDERVTVWRKISTYWSGVSLKEDRAWFYHCAGLRDLKLLVCIETLFTTPETCT, encoded by the exons ATGGAACGCAAGCTGGATCGCAAGCTTACCGTTGAGATCCAACGGAGGCCTCAGCGGTCTCAGACTAGCATGAGATCGTCTGGGAGCTTGAGAGTAGACGGCGGCTCCAGCGACCCCAGCCAAATCCCTCAAGCTCTTACTGAGTGCTACGCG CCTGAGGATTTTGACGAATCTTCTTCCCTGGTGATCTGTAACTTCCCGCCTGGCTGTCAACCCTTCACCGCACGAAACTATGTAACATGGTGGGGTCCAGTTATTCGAATCGAGCGTGCACCATCCTTGAGTCAGGAGGCAAACTTCATTGTCGTTTTCGCTGCGCCCGAGTTCGCACAG AAATACCTCGAGTGTGGTCCGGTTGTCTACGAGGACGGGAAGACGATGCTCTATAGTCGGCGAGTTGATGAACGTGTGACAGTTTGGCGAAAGATATCGACTTACTGGAGTGGGGTGAGTCTGAAGGAGGATCGCGCTTGGTTCTACCACTGCGCCGGCTTACGAGATCTAAAGCTGCTTGTGTGCATCGAGACATTATTCACTACACCCGAGACATGCACCTGA